From the genome of Acidobacteriota bacterium, one region includes:
- a CDS encoding copper resistance protein B, translated as MAALTRFALTLLFACALATTAAAQVTPVPPPTDEDRRAAFPPDLQGHAVHDTGIHYMLLFDQLESEFSGAGVGALWDTNLWVGGDVNRIWARTEAAYQEGAFEHAEGHLLLGRNFSRWWTVVGGVRQDFAPGVGRTWMAVGLQGLAPQWFEVESTFYLGESARTAARLEVEYDLLFTDKLVMQPLLEMNLYGKDDPERGIGAGLSTIEFGARFRYEIRRELAPYAGLVWHRKVFGTGDLAREQGHDVGGWRLVTGLRVWF; from the coding sequence ATGGCGGCCCTCACTCGGTTCGCTCTCACACTGTTGTTCGCGTGCGCGCTGGCCACCACCGCGGCTGCGCAGGTGACGCCCGTGCCGCCACCGACCGACGAGGATCGCCGGGCGGCGTTCCCGCCGGATCTGCAGGGGCATGCCGTACACGACACCGGCATCCACTACATGTTGCTGTTCGATCAGCTGGAATCCGAGTTCTCCGGCGCCGGCGTCGGCGCGCTCTGGGACACCAACTTATGGGTCGGCGGTGACGTGAACCGCATTTGGGCACGCACCGAAGCGGCCTACCAGGAGGGTGCGTTCGAGCATGCCGAGGGGCACCTGCTGCTCGGCCGCAACTTCTCGCGCTGGTGGACCGTGGTCGGCGGCGTGCGACAGGACTTCGCCCCCGGCGTCGGCCGCACCTGGATGGCGGTGGGCCTCCAGGGCCTGGCGCCACAATGGTTCGAAGTCGAGAGCACGTTCTACCTCGGCGAGTCGGCGCGAACGGCGGCGCGGCTTGAGGTTGAGTACGACCTGCTGTTCACCGACAAGCTGGTCATGCAGCCGCTGCTCGAGATGAACCTGTACGGCAAGGACGATCCCGAGCGCGGCATTGGCGCCGGCCTGAGCACCATCGAATTCGGTGCCCGGTTCCGTTATGAAATCCGCCGTGAGCTGGCGCCCTACGCCGGCCTGGTGTGGCACCGCAAGGTGTTCGGCACCGGCGACCTGGCCCGCGAACAAGGCCACGACGTTGGCGGCTGGCGCCTGGTCACCGGTTTAAGGGTATGGTTCTGA
- a CDS encoding GNAT family N-acetyltransferase has translation MKPDAKVTITREEVDVPEFVLRVDGDRLGGLDYTLPETGVMRIEYVEVSPELRGTGLGRQLVAAAVDWAREGGLKIVPICGYARAVITRDPEMSKLLR, from the coding sequence ATGAAACCGGACGCGAAGGTCACGATCACTCGGGAAGAGGTGGATGTTCCGGAGTTTGTCCTGCGCGTCGATGGCGACCGGCTGGGCGGGCTCGACTACACGCTGCCCGAGACCGGCGTGATGCGGATCGAATATGTCGAGGTGTCGCCCGAGTTGCGCGGCACCGGCCTGGGGCGCCAGCTGGTCGCGGCCGCGGTGGACTGGGCGCGCGAGGGCGGGCTGAAGATTGTGCCCATCTGCGGCTACGCGCGCGCGGTCATCACGCGCGATCCCGAGATGAGCAAGCTGCTGCGCTGA
- a CDS encoding cupin domain-containing protein — MPFIAVNALPVREIFPGLRARLIHTERQTHSWVEVDAGASFPEHQHPHEQIVSVIEGELEVILDGVVHRLTPGSVLVIPPEARHSGHGVTDCRVLDVFSPARDDYR; from the coding sequence ATGCCGTTCATCGCTGTCAACGCCCTCCCGGTGCGCGAGATCTTTCCCGGCCTGCGCGCCCGTCTCATCCATACCGAACGCCAGACGCACTCGTGGGTCGAAGTTGACGCCGGCGCGTCGTTTCCCGAGCACCAGCATCCTCACGAGCAGATCGTCAGCGTCATCGAGGGAGAGTTGGAGGTGATCCTCGATGGGGTTGTGCATCGCTTGACCCCGGGATCGGTGTTGGTGATTCCGCCCGAGGCGCGTCACTCGGGCCACGGCGTCACTGACTGCCGCGTGCTCGACGTGTTCTCGCCGGCACGGGACGATTACCGGTAG
- a CDS encoding PBP1A family penicillin-binding protein → MSPITLRSWPLMLRVVVAVFAAATAVFAWGFYTLVSGMPGREELRAFSVMPSATVLYDAADRATFTIAKEHRIEVPLAQVSPYLIKAVIAIEDRRFFDHDGLDPIRIAGAAFAVIRAGEAVQGGSTITQQLARQSVGRQKTLRRKLREVVFAAQLERHFTKNEILELYLNKVYFGDGLYGVEAASRGYFNKPAAALTLPEAALLAGLLKAPSNYAPTVDLAKAENRQEVVLGAMLASKTITATEHAQAMRAQVTIEDGLRGPEPFGHYFKEEVRRQLVERFGWPLVSEGGLHVYTTIDPAMQRAADAEVTRSLADIDRTRKGAAGGPVLQAALIAIEPQSGAVRALVGGRDFVASSYDRALVARRQPGSAFKPFIYAAAVEAGYGPNDTIEDLSGPVIANASWDPADEHQEDDWVTLRDGLRLSSNRAAVRLLSDVGLTRTLKLARGFGFTDLPNVPSVALGAGEVTLLGLTSAYSAFANGGAITPPSLIRKVVDADGVVLFESAETPRQAIKPMTAYLMADMLRGVIDAGTGSGARRHGFALPAGGKTGTTNDYKDAWFVGFTPSIVTGVWVGFDQPRTIRSNGYASELAVPMWSRFMKTATNGHKATWVKRPAGASRDVRLARAEPKQDAEPVLQTDAEADERGELQENPKKKRGFWGRLFGRGDKDKK, encoded by the coding sequence ATGTCCCCGATCACCCTTCGCAGCTGGCCGCTCATGCTCCGCGTGGTTGTGGCCGTGTTCGCGGCGGCTACCGCGGTGTTTGCCTGGGGTTTCTATACGCTCGTCTCCGGGATGCCCGGACGCGAGGAGTTACGCGCCTTCAGCGTGATGCCGAGCGCGACTGTTCTTTATGACGCGGCCGACCGTGCAACTTTTACCATCGCGAAGGAACATCGTATTGAAGTGCCACTGGCACAGGTATCGCCCTACCTGATCAAGGCAGTGATTGCCATCGAGGACCGCCGCTTCTTCGACCACGACGGCCTCGATCCCATCCGTATTGCCGGCGCTGCTTTCGCGGTCATCCGCGCCGGCGAAGCCGTGCAGGGCGGCAGCACCATTACGCAGCAGCTGGCCCGCCAGTCGGTGGGGCGCCAGAAGACGCTGCGCCGCAAGCTCCGCGAAGTGGTCTTCGCGGCACAACTCGAGCGCCACTTCACCAAGAACGAGATTCTCGAGCTCTATCTCAACAAGGTGTACTTCGGCGACGGCCTCTACGGCGTCGAAGCGGCGTCACGCGGGTACTTCAACAAGCCCGCGGCGGCGCTCACCCTGCCCGAGGCGGCGCTGCTGGCCGGCCTGCTGAAGGCGCCGTCGAACTACGCGCCGACGGTGGATCTGGCGAAGGCCGAAAACCGCCAGGAGGTCGTGCTGGGGGCCATGCTGGCCTCGAAGACGATCACCGCCACCGAGCACGCGCAGGCCATGCGCGCCCAGGTGACGATTGAGGACGGCCTGCGCGGACCGGAGCCGTTCGGCCACTACTTCAAGGAGGAAGTGCGGCGGCAACTGGTCGAGCGCTTCGGGTGGCCGCTCGTGTCGGAGGGCGGCCTGCATGTCTACACCACCATCGATCCGGCCATGCAGCGCGCCGCTGACGCAGAGGTCACGCGCAGTCTCGCCGACATCGATCGCACCCGCAAGGGCGCCGCGGGCGGTCCCGTGCTGCAGGCGGCGCTGATCGCGATCGAGCCACAGTCGGGCGCAGTGCGCGCGCTCGTCGGCGGCCGCGACTTCGTGGCCAGCTCGTACGATCGCGCCCTGGTCGCGCGGCGCCAGCCGGGCTCGGCCTTCAAGCCGTTCATCTATGCGGCCGCCGTCGAAGCGGGCTACGGCCCCAACGACACCATCGAAGACCTGAGTGGGCCGGTGATCGCCAATGCCTCTTGGGATCCCGCGGATGAACACCAGGAGGACGACTGGGTGACACTGCGCGACGGCCTGCGCCTGTCGAGCAATCGCGCGGCCGTCCGTTTGCTCAGCGACGTCGGGCTGACACGCACGCTGAAGTTGGCTCGCGGGTTCGGCTTCACCGACCTGCCGAATGTGCCGTCAGTGGCGCTCGGCGCCGGCGAGGTCACGCTCCTGGGGCTCACCTCGGCGTACTCGGCCTTCGCCAACGGCGGCGCCATCACGCCACCGTCATTGATCCGGAAGGTCGTTGATGCCGATGGCGTCGTGCTGTTCGAGTCGGCCGAGACGCCGCGGCAGGCGATCAAGCCCATGACCGCCTACCTGATGGCCGACATGCTGCGCGGCGTGATCGACGCCGGCACCGGATCCGGCGCCAGGCGGCATGGGTTCGCGTTGCCCGCGGGCGGCAAGACCGGCACCACCAATGACTACAAGGACGCGTGGTTTGTCGGCTTTACGCCGTCGATCGTAACTGGAGTGTGGGTGGGCTTCGATCAGCCGCGCACGATCCGCAGCAATGGCTACGCGTCGGAACTCGCGGTGCCCATGTGGTCGCGCTTCATGAAGACTGCCACAAACGGCCACAAGGCCACCTGGGTGAAGCGCCCCGCGGGCGCCAGTCGCGATGTGCGCCTCGCGCGCGCGGAACCCAAGCAGGACGCCGAGCCGGTGCTGCAGACCGACGCCGAAGCCGACGAGCGTGGCGAGCTTCAGGAGAACCCCAAGAAGAAACGGGGCTTTTGGGGCCGACTCTTCGGTCGCGGAGACAAAGACAAAAAATAG